The Parabacteroides sp. AD58 genome includes a window with the following:
- a CDS encoding thioredoxin family protein, with protein sequence MSVTYLNKEDFTAKVANVWNGEEWKYLGDKPAIIDFFATWCGPCKALSPILDEVADKYKDQIYVYKVDVDQQEELSALFNIRTVPSLLFIPMEGKPKMGRGVMPKSDLEYAIKTVLL encoded by the coding sequence ATGAGTGTAACGTATTTGAATAAGGAAGATTTTACGGCTAAGGTGGCAAATGTATGGAATGGTGAAGAATGGAAATATCTGGGAGATAAACCGGCTATTATCGACTTTTTCGCTACTTGGTGTGGCCCGTGTAAGGCCTTGTCGCCTATTTTAGACGAAGTGGCCGACAAGTATAAGGATCAGATTTACGTATATAAAGTAGACGTTGACCAACAAGAAGAATTGTCGGCGCTTTTTAATATCCGTACTGTACCGTCATTATTATTTATTCCGATGGAAGGTAAACCGAAGATGGGACGTGGTGTTATGCCTAAGTCTGATCTGGAATATGCTATCAAGACTGTATTGTTGTAA
- the sppA gene encoding signal peptide peptidase SppA, producing MKHFFQTMFASIFGVLIAMGLLILGGISFLVGVAASSNSSAEYKPKENTVFKLKLEGTVSDQVTENPFKGLFGDGSESMSLVDITKAIRKAKTNDKIKGIYLDASGMSGGFASFEAIRRELEDFKKSGKFIVSYADNYTQGTYYLASVADSVFVNPQGAVSLVGLASQGVFFKNLAAKVGMEFYIFKVGTYKSAVEPYMTDKFSDANREQLTSFLGNIWGNMTSAICASRNIAPSELDTFLNQGLALGDAKLSVDYKLVDALAYRKEAEDCVKRMAGQPVDDKMVSADVKKMLAIPEKTKESSNKIAVLYAEGEIREKSNSAMGMDEAVISEDMAEELRKLAKDDDVKAVVFRVNSPGGSAYISEQIWKEVVDLKAKKPIVVSMGDYAASGGYYISCAANKIIAERSTLTGSIGVFGVVRNMAGTFKLLDVTTDIVKTNTYADLGDISRPMREDEKALMQKGVEHTYDLFLTRCSDGRGLPKDSIDHIGQGRVWTGEQALDRGLVDKLGGMDVAIEEAASLAGVTAYTVTTANTKKDFFTEYMEKMMGDAKVSFIRTALGDEDFAVYSNIQRMKSQTGIQARMPYLIQGL from the coding sequence ATGAAACATTTTTTTCAAACCATGTTTGCCTCCATTTTTGGAGTGCTGATTGCAATGGGACTGCTTATCTTGGGTGGCATTTCCTTCTTGGTTGGCGTTGCTGCTTCCAGTAATTCGTCAGCCGAATATAAACCTAAGGAGAATACTGTATTTAAGTTGAAACTGGAAGGAACGGTTTCGGATCAGGTAACCGAGAATCCTTTTAAAGGTTTGTTTGGTGATGGATCGGAATCTATGTCGCTGGTCGATATAACAAAAGCGATTCGTAAAGCAAAGACAAACGATAAGATCAAGGGAATCTATTTGGATGCCAGTGGCATGTCGGGCGGTTTTGCCAGTTTCGAAGCAATCCGTCGGGAATTGGAGGACTTCAAGAAAAGCGGAAAGTTCATTGTTTCATATGCGGATAATTATACACAAGGAACCTATTATCTGGCCAGTGTTGCTGATTCTGTATTTGTAAATCCACAAGGAGCCGTTAGTCTGGTGGGATTGGCTTCTCAGGGAGTTTTCTTCAAGAACCTGGCTGCTAAAGTGGGAATGGAATTTTATATCTTCAAAGTAGGTACTTATAAAAGTGCGGTCGAGCCGTATATGACGGATAAGTTCAGTGATGCGAATCGGGAACAGCTGACTTCTTTCTTAGGTAATATCTGGGGAAATATGACATCGGCTATTTGTGCGTCTCGTAATATCGCTCCTTCCGAGTTGGATACATTCCTGAATCAGGGTTTGGCTTTAGGGGATGCGAAGTTGTCTGTCGATTACAAGCTGGTAGATGCATTAGCTTATCGGAAGGAAGCAGAAGATTGCGTAAAACGGATGGCCGGACAACCGGTTGATGATAAAATGGTATCTGCCGATGTGAAAAAGATGCTTGCTATTCCGGAAAAGACAAAAGAAAGCAGCAATAAGATAGCTGTTCTGTATGCAGAAGGTGAGATCCGCGAAAAGAGCAATTCTGCAATGGGTATGGATGAAGCTGTCATTTCGGAAGATATGGCTGAAGAATTGCGGAAGCTGGCTAAAGATGATGATGTGAAAGCCGTTGTATTCCGTGTGAATTCTCCGGGTGGTAGTGCTTATATCTCCGAACAGATCTGGAAAGAAGTTGTAGATCTGAAAGCGAAGAAACCGATTGTTGTTTCTATGGGTGACTATGCAGCTTCAGGTGGCTATTATATTTCGTGTGCCGCTAATAAGATTATTGCTGAACGCTCTACACTGACAGGTTCTATCGGTGTCTTTGGTGTTGTCCGGAATATGGCAGGAACCTTTAAATTGTTGGATGTAACGACGGATATTGTAAAGACAAATACGTATGCAGACTTAGGTGATATAAGTCGCCCGATGCGCGAAGATGAAAAAGCATTGATGCAGAAAGGAGTTGAACATACGTATGATTTGTTCCTGACTCGTTGCTCTGACGGACGCGGTTTACCGAAGGATTCGATTGACCATATCGGACAAGGCCGTGTGTGGACAGGCGAACAGGCTCTGGATCGTGGCTTGGTTGATAAATTAGGTGGTATGGACGTTGCGATTGAAGAGGCTGCTTCGTTGGCAGGTGTTACGGCTTATACAGTAACAACAGCCAATACCAAGAAAGACTTCTTTACGGAATATATGGAAAAAATGATGGGAGATGCGAAGGTTTCATTCATTCGTACGGCTTTAGGTGACGAAGACTTCGCCGTTTATTCCAACATTCAGCGCATGAAATCGCAGACCGGTATTCAGGCTCGTATGCCTTATCTGATTCAAGGATTATAA
- a CDS encoding DUF2461 domain-containing protein — protein sequence MNEEIIQFLTELKENNNRIWFQENKARYDRLREAFIDEVQELINRIALFDPEIKNVEAKGCLFRIYRDIRFSPDKTPYKNHFAAYIALGGHASMRGGYYLHLEPGHCMLSGGVWCPPPKLLKMLRRDIFDHIDEFVSILEDPIFRATYPALEGETLKRMPVGYPADFAHGEILRHKDFCVCAEKPDSFFTQPDWMEKTVADFQLLLPFNRFLNYTVDEFLGRI from the coding sequence ATGAATGAAGAAATCATTCAGTTTTTAACGGAATTGAAAGAAAATAATAATCGTATCTGGTTTCAGGAGAATAAAGCCCGATATGATCGGCTGCGCGAAGCATTTATCGATGAAGTACAGGAGCTGATCAATCGGATCGCATTATTCGATCCGGAAATAAAGAATGTAGAAGCGAAAGGTTGTCTGTTCCGTATTTATCGGGATATTCGTTTTTCTCCAGATAAAACACCTTATAAAAATCATTTTGCCGCTTATATAGCGCTGGGTGGGCATGCCAGTATGCGAGGTGGATATTATCTTCACTTGGAACCAGGACATTGTATGTTGTCGGGTGGTGTATGGTGTCCGCCGCCCAAGTTACTGAAAATGCTGCGTCGTGATATCTTTGATCATATAGATGAATTTGTTTCTATTTTGGAAGATCCTATTTTCCGTGCGACCTATCCGGCTTTGGAAGGAGAAACCTTAAAACGCATGCCTGTCGGTTATCCGGCAGATTTTGCTCATGGTGAGATTTTACGCCATAAAGACTTTTGCGTTTGTGCGGAGAAGCCTGACAGCTTCTTTACGCAACCGGACTGGATGGAAAAGACTGTAGCTGATTTTCAATTATTATTGCCGTTTAACCGTTTCTTAAATTATACGGTGGATGAATTTTTAGGACGAATCTGA